The following coding sequences lie in one Rutidosis leptorrhynchoides isolate AG116_Rl617_1_P2 chromosome 6, CSIRO_AGI_Rlap_v1, whole genome shotgun sequence genomic window:
- the LOC139854871 gene encoding uncharacterized mitochondrial protein AtMg00820-like, giving the protein MANIAQGNLSKEAHEFNSAIYSENISTSVEQALKSKNWKKAMEVEMKALNDNNTWKKCAMPQGKKIVGCRWVFTIKYKPDGTIERYKARLVAKGYTQTYGIDYSKTFSPVAKIDTIRKHV; this is encoded by the exons ATGGCTAATATAGCACAGGGAAATCTGTCAAAAGAAGCTCATGAATTTAACTCCGCAATCTACTCCGAAAATATTTCAACCTCCGTTGAACAAGCTCTAAAATCAAAAAACTGGAAAAAAGCAATGGAGGTTGAAATGAAAGCTTTGAATGATAATAACACGTGGAAAAAATGTGCCATGCCTCAAGGAAAGAAAATAGTGGGATGTCGATGGGTATTTACGATAAAATATAAACcagatggaactattgaaagatacaaagctcgaCTGGTTGCAAAAGGGTACACTCAGACATACGGGATTGATTACTCGAAAACCTTCTCACCAGTTGCAAagattgataccattaga AAACatgtatga
- the LOC139854872 gene encoding E3 ubiquitin-protein ligase RSL1-like: MLVDRRGTKRVVFEYRPYGENSSFSSKGETNSEVFGVYFNGMMMIREERVGGSGSKQKRRKAVAMAGIGVAICDSRDKLIYGMKKPLDMVKDGLISKLCVEEKVIIEAKALIEALNASTTLNLKRILIVYKIDDTYETGCMKIVSGRCKPKRERIKRFVDEVNLLRKKFSHCKPALVAPCKGRFTSRNGAPKFPNEDCDSDLRIETCEMILTRKLIKMMRKHLKEASIPVTEKVYFPYPKCSTLMSKSELLRFPRYVHESGAKTCYKCHGNFCINCRAPWHINMTCREYKRRKPMPLVEESKLKTLAAENLWH, translated from the exons ATGCTGGTGGATCGTCGTGGAACTAAGCGAGTGGTTTTTGAATATCGGCCGTACGGCGAGAATTCTTCGTTTTCATCGAAAGGGGAAACTAATTCAGAGGTTTTTGGGGTTTACTTTAATGGTATGATGATGATTAGGGAGGAGAGAGTCGGTGGTAGTGGTTCTAAACAGAAAAGGCGAAAAGCGGTTGCAATGGCGGGAATTGGTGTGGCAATATGCGATTCCAGAGATAAGTTGATATATGGGATGAAGAAGCCTTTGGATATGGTGAAAGATGGTTTGATAAGCAAGTTGTGCGTGGAGGAGAAGGTAATAATTGAGGCGAAGGCACTCATTGAGGCGTTGAACGCCTCGACTACATTGAACCTCAAGAGGATT TTGATCGTTTATAAGATAGATGATACTTATGAAACTGGTTGTATGAAGATT GTAAGCGGGCGATGCAAACCGAAACGAGAAAGGATTAAAAGGTTTGTTGATGAAGTTAATCTTCTCCGGAAAAAATTTAGCCACTGTAAGCCCGCTCTTGTTGCTC CATGCAAAGGTCGGTTTACTTCAAGGAATGGTGCCCCTAAATTCCCTAATGAAGATTGTGACTCTGATCTGAGAATCGAAACATGTGAGATGATCTTGACACGTAAGCTGATTAAAATGATGCGGAAACATTTAAAGGAAGCATCAATTCCTGTAACAGAGAAAGTTTATTTCCCTTACCCTAAATGCTCAACATTGATGTCAAAATCTGAACTTCTTCGATTTCCAAGATATGTACATGAAAGTGGAGCTAAAACGTGCTATAAATGTCATGGAAACTTCTGCATCAATTGCAGAGCTCCATGGCATATAAATATGACTTGTAGGGAATACAAGAGACGAAAGCCCATGCCACTTGTAGAAGAATCGAAGCTTAAAACTCTGGCAGCTGAGAATTTGTGGCATTAG